DNA sequence from the bacterium genome:
ACGGCGAGCCGCGTATCATTCAGCAAGTTGAACTGATTGAAGTGCCGTTGATCAGAGAAGAACATCGCTCATATCCGGTATGGTGCCCAAAATGTGGCAAGATTCACTACATGCCATTTCCCCCTGAGGTCTATAAAGAAGGATTGTTCAAAGAACGCTTAACATCGCTGGTGGCCTACATGAAGAATGTCTGCCACGCATCATTTTCTACGATCAGAAAGTACATTAGAGATGTCCTTGGTGAAAAGGTCTCACGAGGATATCTGCGTAAAGTAATAGAGAAAGTATCTCTGTCTCTGGAAGCTCCATACAACGAGCTGCTCGATCGTCTGCCCTTAGAGACAATAGTAAATGTAGACGAAACCGGACACAAGGAAAACGGAGATAAATTTTGGACATGGGTTTTCAAGGCTGAACTGTATGTGCTATTCAAAATTGACAAATCCCGTGGCTCAAAGGTTTTGATTGATGTCCTGGGCAAAGAGTTCAATGGCGTGCTGGGTTGTGATTATTTTTCTGCATATCGCAAGTACATGAAGGATTTTAACGTCTCAATACAGTTTTGTATTGCCCATTTGATTCGGGATATCCGATTCCTAACTACCTTGACCGATGCAGAAACAAAGGACTATGGTCAAAAACTGCTTGATGAAGTCAAGAACATGTTTAAAGTCATTCATGACCGTGAGAGCATGACACCACAAACCTTTACGATTGCACTTGAGCATGCCAAACAGAAAATCATCACTATAGCCTTAAACGATGTTCCAAGCAGAGTGAACAAAAAGGGGAAAGAAGAAAAAAGGGAAGCCAAAAACATGGCGAATCGTTTTCGTCTTCATGGGAAAGCCTACTTTGAATTTATCACAACCCCGGGCATAGATCCTACCAACAATGTGGCTGAACAAGCTATACGGTTTGTGGTGATAGATCGTCATGTAACGCAGGGAACACGTAGTGTAAAGGGAAGACAAAGCAATGAACGTTTATGGACCGTTATAGCGACATGCTCTCTGCAAGGTCGATCAGCTTTCAATTTCATACTGGAGTCGGTCAAAGCATATTTCCATGATCAACCTGC
Encoded proteins:
- a CDS encoding IS66 family transposase — encoded protein: MTHDEALALYNAGPKVVAKILCDLSNTIESQQEQIKVLEVKVAKLSKNSSNSSKPPSSDDITKPKSNKKKKKGKRRIGGQPGHQRHERHLFSEEEIDKFHPYILTCCPDCHGEVSITDGEPRIIQQVELIEVPLIREEHRSYPVWCPKCGKIHYMPFPPEVYKEGLFKERLTSLVAYMKNVCHASFSTIRKYIRDVLGEKVSRGYLRKVIEKVSLSLEAPYNELLDRLPLETIVNVDETGHKENGDKFWTWVFKAELYVLFKIDKSRGSKVLIDVLGKEFNGVLGCDYFSAYRKYMKDFNVSIQFCIAHLIRDIRFLTTLTDAETKDYGQKLLDEVKNMFKVIHDRESMTPQTFTIALEHAKQKIITIALNDVPSRVNKKGKEEKREAKNMANRFRLHGKAYFEFITTPGIDPTNNVAEQAIRFVVIDRHVTQGTRSVKGRQSNERLWTVIATCSLQGRSAFNFILESVKAYFHDQPA